In Gymnogyps californianus isolate 813 chromosome 29, ASM1813914v2, whole genome shotgun sequence, the following are encoded in one genomic region:
- the LOC127026849 gene encoding keratin-associated protein 6-2-like, with protein sequence MTFLQGQCEDDCYSPCNYGSLYSYRSYDCGSPCGYRGYGGLYGYRGLCGFGDRYGYGGLYGYRGIYGSGDCYGYGGLYGGYRGFYGSGDCYGYPGFYSGRYGYPFGSRYGQRFGYGSCYPC encoded by the coding sequence ATGACTTTCCTCCAAGGCCAGTGCGAGGATGACTGCTATTCTCCCTGCAATTACGGGAGCCTGTACAGCTACCGGAGCTATGACTGTGGGAGCCCCTGTGGCTACCGGGGCTATGGGGGCCTCTACGGCTACCGGGGCCTCTGTGGCTTTGGGGACCGGTACGGCTATGGCGGTCTGTACGGTTACCGGGGCATTTATGGCTCTGGGGACTGCTATGGCTACGGGGGTCTGTATGGCGGTTATAGGGGCTTCTATGGCTCTGGAGACTGCTATGGCTACCCAGGCTTTTACTCTGGCCGTTACGGCTACCCCTTCGGTTCACGATATGGTCAAAGGTTCGGCTATGGGAGCTGCTACCCCTGCTAA
- the LOC127026861 gene encoding probable peroxisomal membrane protein PEX13, translating into MTFYRDLCDDGCYSPLGYEDLYGSGGLNSYRFGSPYGYYRNQYQYGSPYSYRSFGSLYGNRGLIGYGGYYGYGDLHGFGYGYPFSSHVGNRYSY; encoded by the coding sequence ATGACTTTCTACAGGGACCTCTGTGACGATGGATGCTATTCACCACTTGGCTATGAAGACCTCTATGGTTCTGGGGGCCTGAATAGCTACCGATTTGGGAGCCCATATGGTTACTACCGGAACCAGTACCAATATGGCAGCCCATACAGCTACAGAAGCTTTGGGAGCCTGTATGGGAACAGAGGTTTGATTGGTTATGGGGGCTATTATGGGTATGGGGACTTGCACGGATTTGGGTACGGCTACCCCTTCTCTTCTCATGTTGGAAACAGATACAGCTATTGA